The DNA window CTTTGCccacaattcatacttttctcattctctatatatattttgttcagTTACTTAGAGAATTTTTGACATCACTAAGAgttaaagtaggtatttaataaattgtattaggtatattgtaatgtaatgttgacATTTTTTCccctattttttaaaattgttttttgttattgacatttgttttttttattgccatgaattatattttacaatgaATTAATGTGTAAATTTTACACGTCGCAATTGCGGCAGAATGTGAGAGCCTTCTaatggctctgtgcacgacatcagcgccacctagcgtccgcaaggtTGTCGGCTCTGAGGTTGGTTCGACGTTTTGAAATTCATTGCGACATTgtcacaaaaatcaaacctatcacatattaatttataatacaaaactactgtgataccgtgattagGGTGGAGggctgtgaattcatttttggtcattaaaattaaataaggtaagtaaaatttattcaaaaagtgtgtgtttattttggttatgttcaagagtttgtttacttcatgtttagtcgtagttttattgtaaaacgaAAGTACTTGTAAATAGTAGTACTTGTAAAAAGTATTGTAAAGCTACTTaaatggtttctttaaataatagtaaacatatataattgttcttgtatcgctagtaataaattcaatatcgttttcagatcaaaatgcgtattattttgacgaccggttttgtgtgtttcaaaaggaaaattgttgatatctgctggacatgtccgggatgtagaggaattaagaaaaaaacagggACTGTTAAGtctacacaaattgctttgttaatgacagattcatatgagtataacagatgacagagcctacattatttctacttctggccactatgagcgctgcgatagatttcattacccccacctagtacttcgcacccagccaaTACCTTCACGCATAAAAGCTTTCTCGGATGTGTGAGcttcgtacagtcaccagcaccaatatctgacacatcaagcgtgcataaatacctGATACGACTAttcctagggccggaaggacgtgtcagatatttttgcacgctccgctgtgacagatattaatgctggtgactgtacataaggatttttttttcttgcatgtATGTATCACAATTGTACAAGTTAACGCCCGTGTGTGTTACAATGTGACAAGTCAACGATGATTTGTGTGCAAACTGTTTGTTACAGACGCGACAGGAGAAGGGCTTCTCACTTGTGTGAATTCGTTGATGCACGGTCAAACTACTTTTTCGCGTAAATTGCGACTTACAAACATCACAAgtaaaaggtttctcgcctgtgtgagtacGTTTATGCGCAGCCCAATTACTTCTATGCGTAAACTGTAacttacaaacgtcacaagaaaaaggtttctcgcctgtgtgagttcgtctgTGTGTAGCCAAAGTATCTTTTAGAGAAAACCGCGACTTACAAatgtcacaagaaaaaggtttttcgcctgtgtgagttcgccTATGCGTATTCAAATGACTTTTTTCCGTAAATTGCAacttacaaacgtcacaagaaaaTGGTTTCTCACCTGTGTGAGTTCGTATATGCCTAGTCAGATGACTTCTCTGCGTGAATTGTGACTTACAGAcgtcgcaagaaaaaggtttctcgcctgtgtgagttcgtctatgcGCAGTCAAATTAGCTCTTTGCGTAAATTGCGACCTACAAACGTCGCAAGAGAAAGGTTTCTCACCTGTGTGAGTTCGTATGTGAATGGTTAAATATCTCTGCCGAgaaaattttttgttacatacATCACAACTGTACAGTTTCTGACCCGTGTGTAGTCGCATGTGTATATTCAAAGTCGATATGTGTGCAAACCGTTTGTTACACACACTGCAGGAGTAGGGTTTTTCACCAGTATGAATTTCTTTATGCTTCGTTAAATCTCTTGAGTATCTAAATTGTTTGTTACAGCGATCACAGGAATAAGGTTTCTCTCCTGTGTGGGATCTGTTGTGAGCAGTCAAGCTTTTTCGTGCAGTGAAGCCTTTGTTACAAATGCCACATTTGAATAATTTGGGCTGCTCACTGGCACTTTTTAagtgtattatttttacatgttTAATCAAGTCTTGTTTTCGAGTAAACATATTAGAACATATATCACACTGGACAAGACTTGGTTTCTCAGCTGTGTGAGTTAAAACAGATTGATTTCTACATTGTGATTTGGAAACATTGTCTGAACAAGATGTTTGTTCTGTGTTGACTTTAGAGCTATTGGACaaatattgtaacaatattcCACTACCCGTTCTTAACTGATGTGTAGCTACCTTTGTACAAATCTTAGGTTCTTCTACTGAAAGTTTGCAACTGTGATTTTTTAGGCTTAATTTACAAACAAAGATCACGAGGCAAGTGTCGCATGTGGGCAAGTCTTCCATAAGGACGCGCTCGAGCCTCACAGAGCAGCTCCTAAGCTGGAACTGTTGGTCGTGGCTCATGTTGCAGCGAGGTCCCTCCCCGGGGCGGGTGTGGGTGCACTCGGGCGCGGCCCCGGCTCCGCCCGCAGGCTGCAGCTTGCACGGCTTCTCCTCAGTCCCGATTAATGCACCTGCAAgagaatattatattttgtatgagAATGAAGACTTAAATTCTGTTTCTATATCTAGAAGTTGCTTTATACATAAGAAGAAAGGCTTTTTCGTTAACAGCTAATGTACATCTAAAGCTGGCataataaacacaaattttAAACAACCATTTGGAAACCCTTCTCCTAACAAAAGGTAAGCAGTGCGGGGCCCTCTTAAATtggttactgacatagacagactGACAGAAAATAGTGAGACTAGTATTATGGTTTGTGCTAGATGAGCTACTTTCATACCAACTTTCAAGTtcctaggacaactggaagctttgggcttataacttctaaattgcattttacctttttatcaatattcccagatctcaaaacttcttggtctcaaaatacctaaatttcagaatgcctaattttgttttcttataacacCAGAATCTTAATATggttgaatttcaaaataccttagtctcataatacctaaacttcaaaatcactttcatggcaaaacaacatatgcttaaaacaaccaaaaGTAAAAATTCCTAAATTTGTATGTTGAACAGGAACGATACTAAAAGTCAATAATCAACATCAAATTTCTCAAACACCaccggtgaaaaaaaaataggcattttGCCTTTTAGGTGTTTTTGGTTTGAGTTGTTTTAATACTATTTTGTCATTTCTGTCATTCAGTATTTGAAtgaattgtgcatttcaatctttaggtatttagagaatatgaaattttaagtcagtcataatgaatttcgttcattttatTACAAGAGACAATTTGATATTTCAGTGATTATGAGCCCatggtaatttaaaaatttggggtgttagtgaataaggtattatgaaatttagtggttttatgcccaaagcaactggaagtaccctataggttttgattcccccGCCATTTGTACAGAAatatcttttgattgtgttgaattagaacttcgattttgttctgctcagtaaaaaaaaaaaaacagtaaaatacatTGCGAAACATAAACTGTGACTTATGGCAATCTCTAGAGGAGGCCTTCACCAAAAATCAAAACTACAGATTAACCTTAGAGTATTCAGGACCAAGCTTACTTTCCATTGAGAAGTCTTGCTCATGCACCTGTTCAGGTTCAATTACTAATTCGTATTTGATCTCGTGTCCGGCGTACAAGCCTTCTGCCACGGCCGCCTCGCTCACGCCGCACTCGCCCCCCTCGGGCTCCTCCTTCACCACCACAGGCTCGCACTCCGCAGTCGCGCTGTATGTCCAACGCGCCGACTGTTCCGCGTCGGAAGCACGACGGCGGCAGGCGGCTGACTCCATGACTGCGACACGGAACTAGGCCGCTTTTTACGTAGTGTAATGGATGGGCAAACAAAGGTATTGCAGAAccttttcaagtaggtataacttatggtactattcaatggaaaaaatcaattgtgtaaacaaatgtggtgactgacattgacacttgactgacgactggctgactgactgactgacgttggctctagtgatgtgaaagctctttaagatacttcaatcagcagtaaataattattttgaatttactcatatttcattatttaatgttttccctaagtttaattttaaaaatggcgaatcacgtattctcttagtcctgttcaagagtcattcacaatgtttccatgtcccttttaacttaaaatgtttaatagaattttcacgaagttttagaattaggtatatcttcaaatatatatacctaacgttttttccatacaaacttacactcccctttatacccctttaagggtagaatttttaaaatggtgaaacatgtatatccacttatattttttgacgtatattttccccaaggtttatgatggagtattttagaattgaaaggatcagttaaaatatggattaatttagaattttttttgctgcttaagtagcttagaagaaaaaggcaacctgagatatgtgtgcataggagaaatttgtatcttgactcctgtccaacggtgttgtaggggttatagtacgcagtacggattgctgaggacctagcttcgattcccagcgctggtctctttttctggtttttctgtgcatccatgtctcagtttgtattttcgatataatttagaagaggcatttttaaatttacataagacagggaaatgagagtagacacagggaagtgattcaaaatgatttttaggtccaacaatggactccacagtaaatatgatactagtaaatagaaatctacataatttctactataatactcttttatcgtccaactagtgtttacctacggcttcgcacacgtaaatcattaggtccagcagctgaaataacgggatttttaaaattgccgtgggaattcccgaaaattaaatcgttgttttcattgacattacattaaaaacaatcatggtaaaatttcatgactctaagcccagcggttattagttcgaaattttatccctatctcgtgggaatatcgaaataaaaagtaggctatgttttattccagatgtcaagctatctacataccaattttcatgacaaagctgagcggttgttatttcaagattttatccctatcccatgggaatatcgggataaaaagtatcctatgttgtaatccaggttatctaacttttcgccaaatttcatccaaatccgtccagccgtttcagcgtgaagaagtaacaaacgtattcactcactcactcacaaactttcacatttataatattagtaggattagtaggatagtaggataggattagaaacctttataaaccttcattaaatagtgtaacttaacacaaataattaatatctacgaataaattaatttgcagagccagccataattatcgtaggtaaggttggttcagtcaaataattaattttgttggtacagcactaaatttccagagactagaccgaccatagaccaacttcggtgaggaaaaaattatcatgtcaatttgacaaatgtatcggattttcgtcttccaattaattctataaaataaacatatttacacgattatttaatgataaaatgattgttaaaaacagtggtgagctcattgagatgtgaatatgatcgggattgacgttcaaatgtaagtaactacggagtaatcgtgaaaaaatgctttgtttacacaattgtttttttccattgaatagtacttta is part of the Choristoneura fumiferana chromosome 26, NRCan_CFum_1, whole genome shotgun sequence genome and encodes:
- the LOC141442739 gene encoding uncharacterized protein, whose translation is MESAACRRRASDAEQSARWTYSATAECEPVVVKEEPEGGECGVSEAAVAEGLYAGHEIKYELVIEPEQVHEQDFSMESALIGTEEKPCKLQPAGGAGAAPECTHTRPGEGPRCNMSHDQQFQLRSCSVRLERVLMEDLPTCDTCLVIFVCKLSLKNHSCKLSVEEPKICTKVATHQLRTGSGILLQYLSNSSKVNTEQTSCSDNVSKSQCRNQSVLTHTAEKPSLVQCDICSNMFTRKQDLIKHVKIIHLKSASEQPKLFKCGICNKGFTARKSLTAHNRSHTGEKPYSCDRCNKQFRYSRDLTKHKEIHTGEKPYSCSVCNKRFAHISTLNIHMRLHTGQKLYSCDVCNKKFSRQRYLTIHIRTHTGEKPFSCDVCRSQFTQRANLTAHRRTHTGEKPFSCDVCKSQFTQRSHLTRHIRTHTGEKPFSCDVCKLQFTEKSHLNTHRRTHTGEKPFSCDICKSRFSLKDTLATHRRTHTGEKPFSCDVCKLQFTHRSNWAAHKRTHTGEKPFTCDVCKSQFTRKSSLTVHQRIHTSEKPFSCRVCNKQFAHKSSLTCHIVTHTGVNLYNCDTYMQEKKILMYSHQH